ACAAGGCCTTCTTATAGGCCGATGCGGCGGGTGTTGGCATACATGTAAGGGGCCCGCCTTGGACTTCATTTCGACTCGCGACCCAGAGCGCACGCCGCACAAGTTCTCAGACATTCTCCTGGGAGGTCTCGCTAACGACGGCGGCCTCTACCTGCCGGTCGAGTACCCACAGGTTGACGATGCCACTTTGACGCGTTGGCGCTCCGTGCTTGTCGACGACGGTTACGCAGCCTTGGCTGCAGAGGTCGTCAGCCTTTTTGTGGACGACATTCCGCTGGAGGATTTGCGCGGTATCTGTACACGGGCGTACACCTACCCGAAGTTTTCCGATCCGGATATTGTGCCGGTGACGAAGCTGGAAGATCAGCTCTACATCGGTCACTTGTCCATGGGCCCCACAGCGGCATTCAAGGATATGGCGATGCAGCTGCTCGGTGAGTTCTTCGAGTATGAGCTGGCTCGTCGTGGCGAGACCCTGAATATCCTCGGCGCCACCTCTGGTGACACGGGTTCCTCGGCCGAGTACGCAATGCGTGGCCGTGAGGGAATCAGCGTGTTCATGCTAACGCCAGCTGGTCGAATGACCGCTTTCCAGCAGGCTCAGATGTTTGGTCTGCAGGATGCCAACATTCACAACGTCGCCCTCGACGGTGTCTTCGATGATTGCCAGGACATCGTTAAGGCTGTCTCCGGTGACTTGGATTACAAGGCCAACCGCCACATTGGCGCAGTTAACTCCATCAACTGGGCTCGCCTGATGGCTCAGATTGTGTACTACGTCTCCTCGTGGATTCGCGTCACTGGCGGCAACGGTGCTGAGGCCGATAACTCGCAGAAGGTCAGCTTCAGTGTGCCGACCGGCAATTTCGGTGATATCTGCGCTGGTCATATTGCACGTCAGATGGGTGTGCCAATTGACCGCCTGATTGTGGCTACCAATGAAAACGATGTCTTGGATGAGTTCTTCCACACGGGCGCCTACCGCGTGCGCAGCGCTGCGGAGACACAGGCGACCTCTTCCCCATCGATGGATATCTCCCGCGCGTCTAACTTCGAGCGTTTCATCTTCGATCTGCTGGGGCGCGATGCTGAGCGGACTGCAGACCTCTTTGGTGTCAAGGTCAAGGAGGGCGGCTTCTCTCTTACTGCTGATCCAATCTTCCCGGAGGCTTCTGCCCAGTACGGGTTCCTCTCCGGTCGTTCCACCCACGCTGACCGCGTCGAGACCATCAAGGACTGCTGGGAGCGCCTGGAGGTCATGGTCGATCCGCACACCGCTGACGGTATCCACGTCGCCCGCGGCCTGGTAGACCAGGTGTCCACCCCAATTGTCTGCCTGGAGACCGCCCTGCCGGTGAAATTCTCGGAGACCATCCTGGAAGCCACCGGCCGCGAGCCGGACTGCCCGGAGCGTTTCGCGGACATCATGAATGCCCCAC
The sequence above is drawn from the Corynebacterium jeikeium genome and encodes:
- a CDS encoding threonine synthase — translated: MDFISTRDPERTPHKFSDILLGGLANDGGLYLPVEYPQVDDATLTRWRSVLVDDGYAALAAEVVSLFVDDIPLEDLRGICTRAYTYPKFSDPDIVPVTKLEDQLYIGHLSMGPTAAFKDMAMQLLGEFFEYELARRGETLNILGATSGDTGSSAEYAMRGREGISVFMLTPAGRMTAFQQAQMFGLQDANIHNVALDGVFDDCQDIVKAVSGDLDYKANRHIGAVNSINWARLMAQIVYYVSSWIRVTGGNGAEADNSQKVSFSVPTGNFGDICAGHIARQMGVPIDRLIVATNENDVLDEFFHTGAYRVRSAAETQATSSPSMDISRASNFERFIFDLLGRDAERTADLFGVKVKEGGFSLTADPIFPEASAQYGFLSGRSTHADRVETIKDCWERLEVMVDPHTADGIHVARGLVDQVSTPIVCLETALPVKFSETILEATGREPDCPERFADIMNAPRRVTELPNDVDVVKKFIDDNVA